DNA sequence from the Glycine soja cultivar W05 chromosome 18, ASM419377v2, whole genome shotgun sequence genome:
CATTTCACcctcaaataaattattattttttgtttttagttgtcAAAATCATATCATCATAGCGGATAAATCCTTAACTAGCATTTACATTCGGGttgtatagaaaaaaaatataaattttgagttATCATTATtagtatgaaatatttattaattttattggtaattaatatttgttaaataatCTAGCTAGTCTtcctaacatatttttttatccacaaaattattaagatcgatcatatttaaaaaaaaatcaaacgtaATTTCATTTGAACCAACATACTTGATGTTTAGTGTAATGTTCTTGAGAAAAATAATCATGTGACTTTCTTTGTCCTACTAGACTCTTAGTTGTGATTTCAGTATTTTTCATAATCTGTCCCATAAATTGATGAATAAGGATCTGATTATGGTGCTAAACATACCCGTTACACAATTTTTACCAAAGCAAAAATTTCTTGTGGTGTCTCCAATGGATAGAATACAACAGACACTTGGACGATAGCACAGGTCATTAGACTTTTGGTATTCAAAGCTGTAAATAAATAGCATCTACACTTAGATTCTTGATGGCTGTTTTATAGTATATCTTTTTTAAAGAGAGATATgtggttaaaaaataaaaatcagataACCTGGATTTCTCAGTCGAACAAACATTTGGAGGGATTACAAATTACCCAAAAGTAAAaacgactccactggggatcgaACCCAGAATCTCTGGTTCCGTAGACCAGCGCCTTATCCATTGGGCCATGGAGTCCTAACGATGTTCAAATgcgtttaaaataaaattaaaacagttACGTTTGTAATGCAAATTGTAAACAGTATGCTCTGTGTATGATAAGCCTAGGGGAGAATTTGTTGTGTGACAGCAGGTAATAATAAGAGATTTTAATCCATAAGAAGGTGAATTTTGAGATATGATATGCTTATTTAGTTTAACATCttctaattttgttaatttaattgttatattaaaagttatcattaaaaaaaaatcaggtaATTGAAAACTATTTGACATTTCATTaggtaattttaatataaagattTTGTTAACCGGTATCCTTAGATAttgattaaagaactaaaaaaatatttattgaataaagagaatgaaaaaaagttacgaatattctaatatttttttttttagttttttaagcaATGTCCTAAGAGCATccattaatatttatcttaatttaatgcatgatatgtttttaaaaaaacaactaaatgTAGACTATAAGAATAAATGTTTACAGATGTTTAATTGAtctaaaaaattgatatatatatatatatatatatatatatatatatatatatatatgatcgtGAAGATAATATTACATGATTTACTAATGGTtgtattgatatattttaatttaataattgtggttatattaaatgaaataaatattaaaagagcTAATATTTGAATAAACAAATTTCTGATATCAAGTATGAGTTCTCAGATTTTCCCatccataattattttatttaactcaAGTAAAAAATGTTTCTCATAAAAAGATTTATAAACTCATACAAGAAGAATAATTCTCATTATATATAAACACACGGTTAATTTGTTCAATAAAATTGTCATATTCTCTTGCTTGGATTAGAAAGTTATGTAGTGCTGATAGTTGATGGCCTGTACAAGGTAAGCAATAGAAATATGAATAGAAACGAGGATAAATTCAAATGCATATCATtgatcattttcttcttttaagtaTCTTATAAGGATGCAATTATGGTTAGTTTgattctttaaataattttaacttcaaatttagctcttaataatgaaaataatatcaaaattgttttttagtCCATGAACTGAGAAACTTATAAACTAAATggtttttttagaataataaagtaaaatgatgttaattttgtACTATTTAAAAACTAAACCAATAATATCTTTCATGATTAAGGGACTAAaatgatatcattttttatatactcccaatgttaatttttatgattgaaaaactagattattattaaaaaaaaaaaaactaatgacaCTACTCAGTCATATATCACATGTAAATGCTGTTGGAAGTATGTGATTGAAGGTGAATACCAATCAATCAGTACTTATGATGTGCTGAATGGGTCATATGTACACAATTCCATTCCATGTTGACCATGGGCTGCATTAGGGCCTTATAACACGGGGTAATTTCTCTTACTATTCTTAACTTATTTGGCTATTTCTTAATAATTTGATTCTTCAAAATTCATTTGGCTATGACTCTGAACATTATGATCGCAATACTATTATGCCTAACTAGATTGAATTGTGATGTTGTCACgcgacaattaattttgattgctCACGTACTAATTCAGATCATTCAATATTTAGGTCCCCTTGActtgattgattttattttattttttacttctaagaaaatgataaaattaaagataaaattgtatttttggtttctcaatttgtcttcaattttgattttggttcccctttaaaattattgacgaATTTCTATTTTATCCCATTATGCAATCTTGGTCCTCCAATTCAGAATTGTACGTTTACTATTATACAAGAATGTTGACTGTTACGTGTCACGTTCTTATCGGATAATGACTGTCACGTATCATGTTTTGATTGGTCAATGACAATAATgcatttcatctttcatggaTTCGACAtccaatcagaacatgacacgtgACGGTCATCATTCAATAAGAATGTGACACGTGACTGTCAACATTCTTTTATAATAGTCAAAGTCCAATTTTGGATTGAGAGATTAAGATTGAGTGGttgaataaaataagagaacaaaattcaataataaatttaaaggatgaacaaaattaaaattgaaaacaatttggaaaacaaaaatgtaattttacttaaaattaaacaaaagtgTAATATCATGTTCATGAAAGCACAAAAGTTCTTAGTTTTTCTGGTGAACACAAAAGTACTTAGTAATTATTATGCTcacattttactttattttttagatacATAAACTCcttattacatttttatttaaaaaattgcacCTAGAGAAAAACTTCAAAGTAAGTTtgtaaacaaaattcaataaaaatacttCTTGAGCCACTCTTCACGATTTCATATTTAAGATTAATTTCTACAATCTTTTGCTAACTGCTAATGTGACTATTGAAGTATTGGAACTTGACTTAAACACGTTTTCGATTTGTGAGATAATACGTTAATTTGATTCatgcataatatatatatttttataaagatgGAGAGCATTATGTAATTAAGTTCtagaatgaaaattaatttcgtTGACtcaaaactatattttatatatgtgattacttttcattaaattataaaaaagttatataatattttaaaatattaagaatgtACCAAAATGtctaaaaaaatgtacaaaaaaGCCAAATTTAGAACCGATATAATTAAGATGTTCTTAACTATTAAGAAATCGCttataataagaattttttagaaaaaaatccaataggaaattattaattaattataattaatatcattaaaataCTTGGTAACAAACATCCATAAGGCATGTGAGAACAGTCTCAATCCCTTTGAAACAGAAACGTCATCAATTTCATTCGACCTAAATCCTTTGCCTAATAAACGGAATAACAAAACATCACAAccttgtcttttttattttattttatctagtgGTACCACTATCACCACCTCGCCTTATCTTTTACACCAACAACTTCAATCAAAAGGACAATTACTTATCTCTAATCACTAATCATCCTAATCgattttgatttgaaaattcaaatacaaTCACTAATCACagccctttctctctctctctctaattaattttcataagtAAAGGTGGAAGAAGAGAAGGGAACtcaaaaaccaaaaccaaaaacaaaacaaggggtacaaaaaaatagaggagCATGACCCTCCATGCTGTTTAAACTCTAATAGACTCGATCTTGTTTGGTAGTGCTATTTCTATTGCTATAAACCCAAACCAAAGAAGATTCCACCCTTCATTTATTTCTTCGTACGTGTCTCTGCCGCTGAAAATTTCTTTCTCTGCTTTGCTCGCTCTATAACTTTCGACTTTATTTTCGATCAACATCATCAAACTCCTCGCATTTGGGGTTTTTTTTTCCTCAGCTATTCACCAGAAAAAAAGCTTCCATTTTTGCTCAGATCTTCCTCTTGCTCCTCCCGTTCCTGTTCCTGGTACATTTTCAGCTTCTCTTATTTATTGTCTTCGCAGTTTCAAAATTCATGAACTAAAGTTGAAAGCTTCAAATACTAGGATTAAATTTCCCCAAAACATAACCCCATGTAACTTTATTCCCCTTTCCCCTTCTTTTCTGGAAGAaagatatatgtaaaaaaaagtgataaaatttaGGATCGTGGTCATAGCATTCAATAGAGCTTCAGTTCAGAGATATAGATGCTGTAGAATGATTTACGAGTTCAGTTTATGTTAGTGGTAGTAGTACCATCATTGCGTCTTTATCACGCTGGAGAATTGTGCCTCTTTTTATTCCGCTTCCCAAAAAGCTTATCAATAATTTTCTCAAGAGAGAGTTTTTGCTTGCgaaggtttttgttaataaaaaattatgatagttCAGATATGgcaagttttatatattttctttccttttccttctttccttttatctgaATGTTTTAATGGCAGTTTCTATATTTGCATTGAAACTGCCGCGTGGTTTTGCATATGTGAAGCTACTATGTTGGGTGTCAATATCTATGTAATCCGTATCAACTTCTGTCAAAGAGATCACATGAGTTGTCCAACCTGTCTGAGTTAATTTCGGAGGTTATTGAGGAAAAAACACATGCTTTTCTTGCCTATGGTTCATTTCACTCAGTGTCTTTCTTCATTTTAGCTAAACTTGGTTCCTTTGCTTTTGCTTCTTGGCAACTTCTACCATACTAACCACCGACAGTGCCTTTTAGAGGTGCTCTTGCTTCCATGATTGCCATTTTATATGGTTGAAAAGTTCAACCGAATGGTGCTATGATAAGTTGCCATGCTGCTTGGGTTGTGGAACACCTTCATGAATACAAGCAAACTAATCTTGTAAATGCCTATGCTATGTTGGGGATTTGAGATTATATTAGGGGATATTGTATAATCTGTATTCCtaacaagataatttttttgtctaataAAACAATTATCCATTATGTTCTTTTGAAATTAGAATCATTATCTGGTTCcaaatttttaatgtttcttgttctttctGCTTTGTTCCTTTGGCAGggtttttattactttaatttgACAAGCATATCTGTTTCTTATACTGAGGATACTTGCCAATTGATAAACAGTGAAGAATAGCTCCTCCATATAGTTTTATGAACATACAGTTGCAGAAGTTCCAACATAAATGGTGATCATCACTCGCAGGTCTAATAATTGGTGATAGCTATGttcttttaataagaaaatttgtGTATTCTAGTTAATGTCAACAACTCCCTTCAATTGACATTGGACATTTCCATTTCATTGGCTGCAGTTCTGCTGGTAGAAAACCAAGTGAAATTATGAAGTTTTTCTTGACAACTTTTATTGGTATAGTTTTCGGATTCTTTATAGGAGTATCAATTCCAACATTGTCAATAACAAAGGTGCAGACTGAGTATCTCTTTCCTCTCCTCTTTATGGCATAGTTTGTgcagaaataaaattttgtcaATGGTTTTATGTTATTGGACTTGATAATGGTATGCTAACGGTGCATAACAATTTGCAGTTGAATCTCCCATCTGGCCTGCTTCCCTCCATTGATCTTTCTTACATTGAAGACAGATATGCAGGTCGCCAGGCTTGGTCTTTTATGAATAATGGTAACAAAAGAAGTTCATCGCAAGTTCAATTATCAAGTGATACATCAAAGGTACACACTGCATCCTGGTATCATTTTATTAGGGCATTTTAAGCCACTGATTTTATGGGGATTATAATGACCTTTTCATGTTCTTGTTCATAAATGGTTACCAACAGAGAGTCTGTATATTGAATTATGGATCACTCACTTGTTCCTTATTCTCTTGCTTCTCTTCAGATTTGGGTTCCCTCAAATCCAAGAGGTGCAGAAAGATTACCTCCTGGCATTGTTGAAGCCGAGTCAGACTTTTATTTGCGTAGATTGTGGGGCAAGCCCAGTGAGGTGTGTATCCTAAAACAGTTTATAGGCTCATTATGGCCACAATTCCTAATATCACTAGAAAACTGTTTTTTTTCCTCCCTTATTTTCTACCATTTTTGAGGTGGGTAGGGAGTTGGAGCAAAGAAAGCTTGTCCTTTTTTGTGCATCAAAATAACAGCTAAATTTCAGCTAAGGTCTTGTTAAGTGCTACATGATAGCAAAGCAAAATAAGTCTTTCATATGTTTGGCTAGATTATTTGCTTGCTtatatgaaaggaaaaaaacaaatatttagtgGACAGAGCATTTAATTAAGTTGACACTTGCAGGATCTAACGTCCAGGCCAAATTACCTTGTAACCTTCACTGTTGGCTATGAtcagaaaaataatattgatgcAGCTGTGAAAAAGGTCTTAATCAGTTCATTCCTCTCTCTGTTTGCATATGCTTGTTTATGTGTCTTTTAACTGAAAATTTGCTTGAACAGTTTTCAGGGAACTTCACTATCCTGCTATTTCATTATGATGGCCGAACTACTGAATGGGATGAGTTTGAATGGTCAAAGCAGGCTATTCATGTCAGTGTTCACAAACAGACCAAATGGTTAGGAGCTAAgcggttaattattttttagataataaattatcgTTGTAGTTTTTGCAAGTATTAGTGTTCAATGCTTACCTAATTTCAATTATGTTATTATATTGACAATTTTGGTTTTTCCCTCTTAGGTGGTATGCCAAGCGGTTTCTGCATCCTGACATTGTGGCACCATATGACTATATATTCATATGGGATGAAGACCTGGGTGTTGAGCATTTTAATGCGGAAGAGTGAGTATTGGATATGAGagggatatttttttaaaagattttatttatttttaatcaaattttcatATGCCTCTCTTATTTCAAGTGCAGGTACATAAAACTGGTGAGGAAGCATGGGTTGGAGATTTCACAGCCTGGCTTAGAGCCTAATAAAGGGTTGACATGgcaaatgacaaaaagaagaggTGATCAGGAAGTTCACAAGTAAGAATGATTGGAGTCCTGCACCAGTTTTATGGCAGTTCATGTTATTTTAAAGAATGCACATTAACTGtttattttcttgatttctGTTAGAGTGACAGAGGAAAAACCAGGATGGTGTTCTGACCCTCATTTGCCTCCTTGTGCAGCGTAAGTAGCTGCTGATGTATTTATCATTTACATTATCTAGTTTACAGGACTGCATCTCATTGTGCTATCACTGTTATATAAATGCAGGTTTGTTGAGATTATGGCTCCAGTGTTCTCAAGAGATGCATGGCGCTGTGTGTGGCATATGATTCAGGTTGACTGATTAATCCTGAAGTCCTAATTGCTTTAAAAGATGCCCTTGACTAGTTGTTTTTTATGATGCATCCTTGACAAGTTCTTTAAGCACTTAGTAAAATTATGGTTGTACCACTTGACATTGCAGAATGACTTGGTCCACGGGTGGGGTCTTGATTTTGCTCTTAGAAGATGTGTTGAGGTGAGTCCATTCTCACACCTTTGTCAAGTAAAATCCAATTTGGCTTGACCAGTTGACCTTAGGATAAGCACATgccaatgaaaagaaaaaagtggaaaataaaaatgcaatctATACATACTATGAAGCTTTAAACAATGATCCTTTTTTTCCCCCCTGATTTAGCCTGCCCATGAGAAGATTGGAGTTGTTGATTCTCAGTGGATTGTTCACCAAGGTCTTCCCTCACTAGGGAATCAGGTACTTTGTTTGTCATGATTTCTCTAGACTTGACATTTTTACTCAAAAATCTGGCTGTAATTTATGCTTATTAATATTCCTTTTCTTTGCAGGGTGAATCTCAAACAGGGAAATCACGGTGGCAGGGGGTATGTTACTATGTTTTACATGTTCAATATTTTTCAGCTGAATTTGTTTGATTACTTTTCTCAAGATCGTTTGATATGGTATTTGGCTTCTTTTTATCTCACATTAAAGTCTAATGAAGAGGTTGTGTGTGTTATAATGGAAGTAGTCTAAATGTTATGTATTTTGATAAAGAAATTTGTTGATGTTAAAATGTTGTTTGTGCTAGGTGAGGGAGCGGTGTAGAAAGGAGTGGACCATGTTCCAGAGTCGGTTGGCAAATGCCGAAAACGCGTATTACAAGTCCATGGGAACTGATACATCTAATTCCACAGCTCATTAGGGTGACTAAGGCCAAAGTTGACTTGTACACAGATATCATTACTACCCTTACGCGTAGAATTTTCccttgaagaaaaatatatattcctaTGTAACGTTACGTACATGCAATGCAATCACAATAGAGTCCTAGCTGGGGACCAAACAATCATTTCGATGTAGAATTTTGCAGTACTGAACAGTGAGTAAATCAAGTGAAGAGAATTATTATTGCTGCTAATGAAAGTGCTTATAGGAAATGGAAATGCTAGTGTATCCTAAAATTGGAGGCTGACAACGAAGTTCATTAGGGTATGTATGTTTGGAATGGAGAAAACGAAATGTCATAATTATCATACCCTTGGGAGGAGGAGAAAGGACTATTACTATAATAGTGTTACAATTTCTTATTGTTTTGTTCTACTAGTCAGATACTGGAATAAAACTTTAAAAGTTGATTTTATCATAAACTGTTTAAATAAGTAGGATTGTCTTTAGTGAACAATATCAGTGTtataggcaaaaaaaaaaaaaaatcattattttatccattataaaaaatcttattttatacttttccaTGTGTTGACAAGTTGAAAACAGAAGATGGCAAGAGAGTCATTTTCAAAATCGGTTGTGGGGCGCGCTAATCGGATATGGGGGGTTCCAATATTTATTTCCGTAGTATCGTTGTGTTCAATCCTGGTGAATTTTCTAGATTCGTTTCCAAATGGTTGCTGTGGGCACgatcttttgttgttttttccgGTGATTACCATCattttaacaaaatcaaatggCTGAGCGTTCAATCAAACACTTGAATAACTCTACGATGACGACAACTTAACTAGAGTTTTCAATATCTGATCGCCAGGTGTATGTTTcgagaaagaagaaaacaaccaTAAACTTTGGAATTGGTTTCGTGTGTTGTGGATCATGGGGAAACTCGGTTGGGCCACTGGAATTGATCTAATCTAGTCACTTGCTATAAGTATAATTGGACTAATAAATGTACTCtgattatagaaaaaaaaatccacgttcaatttttttttaggtgGAAGAATTGAAGAAAATAGTATTAGGAGTTTACAATAACTCTCATTAATTTTACTTAACTAATTAAGTTAGTTCTACTAAACATTAGAGTTTCAAATCcaaactgtaaaaaaaaatctaaaaatcgAATCAAACCGATTATttttggatgattttttttctcaaattcagTTTGGTTTCATctgttatttgtatttttgaaaTCGAATCAAACTATAATACTTATACTCATACTTATAgtactttaaaattatatattttagagtgttttgtagtattatttatacaaattcATATAATGTACACCACTTACTTTTGCCttttcatatgatttttttcctGCATAGAGGATTGGCTCGAAACAAAATAAGTGGTCAAGTGGGAATGATTTTATAGGCAGCTACTGTTTGGACTTTATGGAGATCTAGAAATGCTTGTGTTTGGGAATGAGGTCTTTGATCGAGAGAAAATATTCCAAGATATTCAATTTTTCACTTGGTTttggttaaagaatttaatgaaGGTAGACGTGGTCTCATTCTTGCCGTGGCAGATACAGACTAACTTATGCCTGAAACAACTCACTCCTGGCTCGTCTCTTACACCTCCCTTGATTGAATAGATGATGCATGAAGTGGGTTGAATTTTCTCGTGCAGAATATATGTTGCTATTGCTGTCATGCAGGGAACATAAATTGCTATGTGCTTTTATTACTCTTTCTTTATTGGCTACCTGGAGTGATCAATCTGGTATCGACAACTTTATTTGTTGAATACAAGGAGGTAGTAATGGTTGATTTTTTGAAAGTATCATAAAGATAAGTGGGATAGAAAGATAGGTGGAGAATTAATTTGTTAGACACGGTGGGGGTTACGTACGATAACAATTGCCTTGATGGAATAGAAGGGGAAGTGAATTTTTTCTTGTTGTCTCTTTGGTTACTTAATATTTACACCTACACGTTAATATTTTGTAACCTTGGTCTAGAATTGGTGTATGATGACCAATACTTGTACATAGGTTGAGATATTCTTTGTGTCGTATATATCAATATATGTCTTATTttactgattaaaaaaaataaaaatactaacacTTTCTAAAATGGGGTTGTAAGAAAGGAAAATAACTCTGAGAAATAAACAAGCTGTTTATACAATACAGACACGTTTctctttgatattatttttaatttctattttaatttccactttatTACGGTATTCTTATATTCATCGCTAAAATTTCAGAGAAAGAGTATTATTTATGGATCTTATTAAGGAGTAGTACTCTAAAGACACCCGATAAAGACTATTTGATAtcacatattttattaaaataaaaatgaatcttttttaatgtttttaacaCGATAactatatgttttaatttaatattttgtttataaactAATACTTTCAAACTATTAATTAACATTTCTAACTATTTATTTCGATATTACGGCAAGAGAATATtaaccatttttcttttaatgactAATGTTTATGAATGATATAAGTGAAGCTACTGGTAAGAAGAACGTTGGTTTGCAAAGAAAATATCTCTTGGACGTTTACAAGAAGCCATACTGTGCATCTCTCTTCTGACTTACCTTAAATTTTATAGTGCAGCATAGGCATCCAAAAGGTTTCCTTAAAAACTGATTCATAAGGGAGTGGTCTACCCAACTATATAAGTACTTATCATGTTCATGAATTACCCGATGTGGGACTATTCTTAACGGTATGTTTTAAACCTATCATAAACTGAGGCAAGCCTATGATATgaataattctaaattttttataaactttttttgatgtttttaattgttaaacaataaaaaataattgattgagGCACTGCGTTAGCGAGTTAAAGAGCATACGCGGAGGAGATACAATGTTGATATATTGATTGGAGGGAGAAAGAATTGAAAGAGGTTACAAATTTGaatctttaataatattttcatgaaTAGCTAACAAACTGACATGTGTAGAAGAAAATCTAGAAACCTCGgagtgttgcaattgatgcatgCCAGCACTCACAACTTCTGTGGCCACCTAGGACACGTGGCTCTGATGGCATTGATTTTTCACTTCACCTCAGTACTTACAAACTCCTCCACGTGTTGCCACGCGTAAAACCCTTTTCCCAAGGTCACCCAATAGAACCATGGTTAGTATTCGCTAGTTAGAATATGTGAACGTCACTCACTATagtctatatatataatatacataaaCTCTAACATTTCATGTAGTAGTATTTATCAGGCAAGTGGGGgtt
Encoded proteins:
- the LOC114396735 gene encoding uncharacterized protein LOC114396735 isoform X1, giving the protein MVIITRRSNNCSAGRKPSEIMKFFLTTFIGIVFGFFIGVSIPTLSITKLNLPSGLLPSIDLSYIEDRYAGRQAWSFMNNGNKRSSSQVQLSSDTSKIWVPSNPRGAERLPPGIVEAESDFYLRRLWGKPSEDLTSRPNYLVTFTVGYDQKNNIDAAVKKFSGNFTILLFHYDGRTTEWDEFEWSKQAIHVSVHKQTKWWYAKRFLHPDIVAPYDYIFIWDEDLGVEHFNAEEYIKLVRKHGLEISQPGLEPNKGLTWQMTKRRGDQEVHKVTEEKPGWCSDPHLPPCAAFVEIMAPVFSRDAWRCVWHMIQNDLVHGWGLDFALRRCVEPAHEKIGVVDSQWIVHQGLPSLGNQGESQTGKSRWQGVRERCRKEWTMFQSRLANAENAYYKSMGTDTSNSTAH
- the LOC114396735 gene encoding uncharacterized protein LOC114396735 isoform X2 — translated: MVIITRSSAGRKPSEIMKFFLTTFIGIVFGFFIGVSIPTLSITKLNLPSGLLPSIDLSYIEDRYAGRQAWSFMNNGNKRSSSQVQLSSDTSKIWVPSNPRGAERLPPGIVEAESDFYLRRLWGKPSEDLTSRPNYLVTFTVGYDQKNNIDAAVKKFSGNFTILLFHYDGRTTEWDEFEWSKQAIHVSVHKQTKWWYAKRFLHPDIVAPYDYIFIWDEDLGVEHFNAEEYIKLVRKHGLEISQPGLEPNKGLTWQMTKRRGDQEVHKVTEEKPGWCSDPHLPPCAAFVEIMAPVFSRDAWRCVWHMIQNDLVHGWGLDFALRRCVEPAHEKIGVVDSQWIVHQGLPSLGNQGESQTGKSRWQGVRERCRKEWTMFQSRLANAENAYYKSMGTDTSNSTAH